The window atataaaatataataacaagaagaagatattcttaatattaaaattatgttatatattcaaGTATTTTTATggatttatatatttttaaaaaagaatcataatataaaaaatattcgaaatattatatatttatatataatattatattaattacGAAGAAggtatgtatataaatatatatatatatatatatataatatatatatttttttttgttttctaTCTATGCGTCATGTTTCAGTATTAATTTCTAAATtccatatataaaaaaagtaaaaaaaaaaaaaaaaaaaaaaagatataaactggcatattattatatttcctttaatttttctttatatttatatataatataattaacatattttaataaattgtaatataaaattatattatattatatatatatttatatatatataatatatgttatgtttatgtatttttttaatatttaaaaaaggaaaaaaaataaaaatatatatataaaacaaaacactattccttttttttttttttttgtttttgttttttttggttttatatcttttctGTTTTACATGTTTACATtgaaatttttaattatacatataaacatttttaaggctatcatataaataaatcatatattgttattaataaaaaagaatgaaaACAGAGCATACGTACGTTTGTTTAACGGGATATATTATTCCATTAGATTGAAATGTGATAAAGTTGTTTCTTCTTTTCATTAGCATTTTCACATTTTTTTTGCATTAATCAAAGTTGtgttaaataaataaataaataaataaatatatacatatatatatatatatatatatttttttttactgttttttttaattgtttatacaataatcaatatattatatatatgtacatgTACCATTTTGATGATgtaaatgtataataagaagaaaTTCCTCATATTCCTTTAcattataacatatatatatatatatatatatgtatacacTTTTCAACACATTTtccattatatatacatattaatatatattttcatcttatatttattgaatttaaaaatattaatataatttttttataaaaaaaaattattaaaaattgtCTCAAATTATCAgtctttatatatatatatatatatatgtatatgtgGAGAGATGAAAAATTTGTAAGactaatttttttttttaagcgcagtttttgaattattaattaaataagTCATCATTGtgttttaaatatttctctctctttatatatatatatatatatatatacatcCTGTATCTTTTAAcatgttaataaaaataataggatttatacatattgtgtaaatatatatgtttatttatttatgtgagaattatttgtaaaatatatattatttaaaattatagtattttgtttaatattagaaaaaaaaaaaaaaaaaaaaaaaactatGTTTGATGGAGAAAGTAAAAATAGAAGGATTAATTTAAGTGGGAAAAAACAAGTTATTGTGAATAAAgatttttttattgaaaaggcaaaaaaagagaaagaaaataatttaacattaataaagagaaaaaatgcttttaaaaaaataagtgATTATATAggttttaaaaaatgtcTTGAAAATAGgaagaaagaaataaatgaaGTTATTTCGAAAAGAATcaatgatataatattattagaaaaaatagTATGTCCATCCATATATAGACAAGCTTTACAATTATGTGTATATGAATTTTCTTTACAATCCTCTTTTCTTTATTCAGATTTAAACTgctataattattataagtCTATGGACTTTGATGGAATATACCCACctgtaaaatatttattaaatactttaaaattttataataagaTTGATGAAAATTATGTGGATAAGACTAATGGAGTTGATAAGGAAAATGAAATAGTGGATgacaaaataaaagatgatgacaaaataaaagatgatgacaaaataaaagatgatgacaaaataaaagatggtgacaaaataaaagatgatgacaaaataaaaaatgatgacaaaataaaaaatgatgacaaaataaaaaatgatgacaaaataaaaaatgatgataataataaaaagaataacATTCCAGTGggtaataatataagtGAAAAACACACACTCCAATTTGATGAAAATAAGaatgaaaatgataataatatgacTGAAATAAAGAaccatttttattatagGCATAAGAAAGAGTTagatattttaataaaacatttgGATATTTTGTTGggtaattattatatatacaattataatatatatagtgAATATTACAAGGATGttaaaaagataaaaaatatcataCCTACAcctattaataataatattttaaaacatcatttaaatgattataattatacaaCTGGTTCCTTTTCTAATCATAATAgtaaaaagaatatttcttcaaaaggtaatatattaaatattgaATCGGATATAAATACGAATCTcctacatatatattacttatacaattttataataaataataaatttattgaTGAACTGgttaaaagaaaaataacAAACGAAAATAAGAAGCTCAATGTTTTTCTTACCTCTAGTTGTACTAGACCATCAATTGAAATGACATATgacaataaaaataatacgAGTGATGTTGATAATAGTAGTAGAAGTAGTAATGTTTATACTAGTGTTttgaataaaaaacaaaatgtGAAAGAACTAAGCACTTgcttaaaaaaaataagtgattatataatatcaaGTATTGAAGGAATAATTACTGTAATAAAGAAGATTTCTATTTATTATCAAAGTAAAGTTGATGTAAAAtgtgataatataaaattaatgatatatatatgtgatatgatatatatatatttttatatattaaaaataaaagggAAAGATATgaaatgtaataatataatggatataaaatataaaattaaattacttataaattttgtaaaattaaatttacGATATATTAAGGAaccatatattttatttatatcattttttaaatataatatatatgaattatttgaagatacaattaatataaaaaatgaattaaaagaatggaaaattttattaattaggataataaataatacatataaagaTGTGGATATAATGAaagaattaatatataataataataataataattattattattattattattattataacaattattataataattataatggttcatattttaaagtaccttattataatatgaaatattatttatataatcaaaaATCTTATGATGAATATAACATATCAGGTGTTAACCTTTTTagaaatttattattatttgttcattttaataaaaatataatgtatgATAATGTTCTGAATATATTAGCAGAtgtgtatttatttttaccaCTTGAATATcatccatatatatataataacacaCACGATATGAACCccccaaaaaaaaatgataatagtgtaataaaaattaaaaatgaagagaATTATTTTGAGAAACAAAACTTATCTTTGGATATGggatattattataataaggAGATTATTGAatctttaatatatatatgtaaaaaatattgcCTTGATAAATTAGATACACtgttgttttttttattgcCCTTTCGTAATATTAATGGGAAGATATATGATACATAtagaaattattatgattatatgAAGAATATAGAAAAGGGGGTGTACGCAAATTATGATAAGTTGTATAAGTCAcgtataaatataaataataatatggtaaataataatatggtaaataataatatggtaaataataatatggatcatatgaataataatgtaaataataatgtaaataataataataataacaataataacaacaattATTTGGATCATTTTGAAAATTAtcatgaaaaaaaaaataaaggcATAATGCTTTATTCAGATATGAATgattttccttttttagCAAATAATCAAGTGACACATTACAATTGTGAAgataacaaatataataataataataataataattatttgtatGGTGGACATAATAATCATGTTCATGGAAATCGTTTTTTTTCattagaaaatattattggTAAAAGAGATAAAAAGAACATAGGTTCGAATTcctatttatataatgatatgattaataatgatataatattaaaaataaaaagaattttaataataaataatatacatatatatttaattaaaaaaatatatttattttggTGTTATAGTTGTAAATCtaatgataatttattttttaaaaatgttatattttttccttattatgataatacGCATATATCTATATACTTATCATCTTTTTGTTTCTTATTGCATTATTATTTAGTTGTTAATATGTTTAATCAGTTAATTGACATAAACAAATTTAAGATGATTAAGAGAAATGAAATACATCATTATGACATAAAGTATAATATGACATCTGgagaaaataatatgatcTCCAAATATGATATGGAAAATGATCATCATCAGCAGCAGCATTACCACCACcacaacaataataataataataataataataataataacaataataataacaataataataacagTGGGATGACAAACTTCTTgatgaataaatattttaaaaggGTATGTAaacttattattttgtcCTTGTGgtatatattgaaaaattccataaattgtatttataatgaactaactaaaaaaaaaaatttaaatgtaaaaaaCCAACAGTTGCATTATATGGAAGATATAgatgatgaagatatatataatgatgagGATGAAGAAcatgaaaatgaaataataaaaaaagaagaaaatcATATTGATGTAATTCATTCGAAAGAATTTAGATCAACGATTTATAGTAgtgattattatatatgtttattgAATTTTcaaaagataaatatatcaatgGATGATATAATGTATgatcaaaataattatgttgTAAATAAAGGAcatgtatatttaaatgtaCAGGAGGAAAGCATTTCTTTGATTAAAAGGaatatagaaaatgaagataaagAACAAAATTCCAAATGTTATAATAGTATggatgaaataaaaaatatttttgatgaactagataaaataaatatgtataattattacaattatGTAGACAGGCATATGGTTTTTCCtaatcaaaataatgaaaataatacaaatatgGAACATTTAAAATCTCTTCATAATGTTAAGTCTTTTTCAAATGATGAATCATTTCAAAATAGTACTCGTTTTGAAAGTAGTTCAtttgttaataataataattatttacCCATACATATGAATGATAGTTACAATCAACCAATCACAAACAACCATAATAACATGTCTTCTCATAACGGCGGAGAGTTTTTTTTcgataatttaaaaaagaaaaatacaaatacGAAGAAAAAGATTAACGACGATTCATGCTATTCGAATGtgataaattattatttatacaacAATGATAACAAAGGGTTAAGTTACATTTTGCgcatattattaaaaaagttatataaACTGAATAGctatatacatatatttgatgacgaattttttgtaataaaagaaacttttaatttattaa of the Plasmodium reichenowi strain SY57 chromosome 11, whole genome shotgun sequence genome contains:
- a CDS encoding ubiquitin-protein ligase, putative, which gives rise to MFDGESKNRRINLSGKKQVIVNKDFFIEKAKKEKENNLTLIKRKNAFKKISDYIGFKKCLENRKKEINEVISKRINDIILLEKIVCPSIYRQALQLCVYEFSLQSSFLYSDLNCYNYYKSMDFDGIYPPVKYLLNTLKFYNKIDENYVDKTNGVDKENEIVDDKIKDDDKIKDDDKIKDDDKIKDGDKIKDDDKIKNDDKIKNDDKIKNDDKIKNDDNNKKNNIPVGNNISEKHTLQFDENKNENDNNMTEIKNHFYYRHKKELDILIKHLDILLGNYYIYNYNIYSEYYKDVKKIKNIIPTPINNNILKHHLNDYNYTTGSFSNHNSKKNISSKGNILNIESDINTNLLHIYYLYNFIINNKFIDELVKRKITNENKKLNVFLTSSCTRPSIEMTYDNKNNTSDVDNSSRSSNVYTSVLNKKQNVKELSTCLKKISDYIISSIEGIITVIKKISIYYQSKVDVKCDNIKLMIYICDMIYIYFYILKIKGKDMKCNNIMDIKYKIKLLINFVKLNLRYIKEPYILFISFFKYNIYELFEDTINIKNELKEWKILLIRIINNTYKDVDIMKELIYNNNNNNYYYYYYYYNNYYNNYNGSYFKVPYYNMKYYLYNQKSYDEYNISGVNLFRNLLLFVHFNKNIMYDNVLNILADVYLFLPLEYHPYIYNNTHDMNPPKKNDNSVIKIKNEENYFEKQNLSLDMGYYYNKEIIESLIYICKKYCLDKLDTLLFFLLPFRNINGKIYDTYRNYYDYMKNIEKGVYANYDKLYKSRININNNMVNNNMVNNNMVNNNMDHMNNNVNNNVNNNNNNNNNNNYLDHFENYHEKKNKGIMLYSDMNDFPFLANNQVTHYNCEDNKYNNNNNNNYLYGGHNNHVHGNRFFSLENIIGKRDKKNIGSNSYLYNDMINNDIILKIKRILIINNIHIYLIKKIYLFWCYSCKSNDNLFFKNVIFFPYYDNTHISIYLSSFCFLLHYYLVVNMFNQLIDINKFKMIKRNEIHHYDIKYNMTSGENNMISKYDMENDHHQQQHYHHHNNNNNNNNNNNNNNNNNNNNSGMTNFLMNKYFKRVCKLIILSLWYILKNSINCIYNELTKKKNLNVKNQQLHYMEDIDDEDIYNDEDEEHENEIIKKEENHIDVIHSKEFRSTIYSSDYYICLLNFQKINISMDDIMYDQNNYVVNKGHVYLNVQEESISLIKRNIENEDKEQNSKCYNSMDEIKNIFDELDKINMYNYYNYVDRHMVFPNQNNENNTNMEHLKSLHNVKSFSNDESFQNSTRFESSSFVNNNNYLPIHMNDSYNQPITNNHNNMSSHNGGEFFFDNLKKKNTNTKKKINDDSCYSNVINYYLYNNDNKGLSYILRILLKKLYKLNSYIHIFDDEFFVIKETFNLLKNRFHIIGESNNINYNNNNNNNNNNNNNSNDEERTLYLEKNDIYLNNNIKFVNVMANYLLRYVPFTLPFDDRLLIFYHFRNKNKESIRDDSTFNILERKHMLIRRTNILEDGFISLNILDNLQIKQNVRISFIDKNGNEETGIDGGGLFKEFIILLCREIFHQNFILFQNVENHTLFPKYYNENDNLILYEFSGKIIGKAIYERILIESVFNKVFLNNLIFDNMDINDLYFIDQNVFNSLLYVQNEENVEKLCLTFCIYEKKYPDGEKFTKDQYEKITNYFYELSKRNNYNSYNRHTHHNNINININNNNNNNNNNNNNNNNLFFFNQMDNLENLFFSSDNDTYNFTNMNNFFHMINNLDSMISNVNSRNYSPFSHNNMNRNHFINIPNSINNININNIIMNDDTSNYSSTDERSAHISPTDLEHSSSHREFVPCDEVGEQNEHIEEASSINIRRKNMENNDDHKNKRNNKHNIYNNKNNNITNNNLCHDEQNWECIDLIENGRNIPVTDKNKKLYIKLYIDYKYNKLIKKKTQRFSKGLSQLIPIKWFKLFSAHELKTLISGKDKCFDVDDLKRNVVYGGGYNENSTTVLHLFEILKDFSPNEKSLFLMFVTSCSRSPLLGFQELYPKFCIYRVPDYTRLPTASTCVNLLKLPDYLSKEVLYKNLITAINDTQGFDLS